A region of the Corynebacterium renale genome:
GCGTACGCGCCAGGACATCTCGACACCGTCGTGGCTAACGCGATCACCGCCCTGACCAATGGCGATGGCACAGGGCATGCACATGCGTCAGGCGATATTGTCGGAATGCTGGAATCTGCGGTTCGCGGGCAGCGGACCGTCATGCTTTCCGTCGCGGATAAAAACGGGCACGTTTCCGAGCGCATCGTACGCCCCATCCGCCTCGACGAAGGGACCTTACACGCCGTCGACCCGGACGGGGTCCAGGCATACCGCTTCACCGTGGAGAGAATCGCAGGAGTCTCTCCACCCTAGCTGGCCGGCGCGGGCATAATGGTGGTTTGTTCACAATCGTAAAGGAGCCGCCGTGGCACTCGATGGCCCGCTAATCGTGCAGTCCGATAAAACAATTCTTCTGGAGGTCGCTCACCCCCAGGCTGCTTTGGCACGCCTGGAACTGGCGCCGTTCGCCGAACTCGAGCGCGCCCCAGAGCACATCCACACCTACCGCATCACCCCGCTGGCCTTGTGGAATGCACGCGCCGCCGGGCATGACGCCGAACAGGTCGTCGACGTCCTGGAGCGGTATTCGCGCTTCCCTGTTCCGCAGGCGCTCCTCGTTGACGTGGCAGAGACGATGGCACGCTACGGGCGGGTCGTCCTGCACAAGCACCCCGCCCACGGCCTCATCCTGGAATCAGCGGAACCGGCAATTCTCGCGGAGGTGCAACGCCACAAGAAAATTGCACCAATGTTGGGCCAACGTATCGACGAGCACACCATCGTGGTACATCCCTCCGAGCGTGGGCGCCTGAAGCAAGAATTGCTCAAGATTGGGTGGCCCGCCGACGACCGCGCCGGCTACGTCGATGGCGAGCATCACCCCATCGCATTAAGCGACGCCACCGAGGAGTGGCAGCTACGCGACTACCAACGCTACGCAGTCGATTCCTTCTGGGAAGGCGGGTCCGGGGTCGTTGTGCTGCCGTGTGGCGCAGGCAAAACCATCGTGGGAGCTGGCACGATGGCGCTGGCTAAAACGACCACGCTCATCTTGGTCACCAACACCGTTGCCGGGCGCCAGTGGCGTGACGAACTGCTGCGCCGCACAACACTTACCCCCGAGGAGATCGGCGAATACTCGGGGGAAAAGAAGGAGATCCGGCCCGTCACCATCGCCACCTACCAGGTGGTCACCCGCAAAACCCGGGGCGAGTACCGAGCGCTCGAACTCTTCGACTCCCGCGACTGGGGGTTAATCATCTATGACGAAGTCCACCTGCTCCCCGCGCCCGTCTTCCGCATGACTTCGGACCTGCAGTCGCGCCGCCGCCTCGGACTGACGGCCACCTTAGTGCGTGAGGATGGCCGCGAGGGCGACGTCTTCTCCCTCATTGGGCCGAAACGCTACGACGCGCCGTGGAAAGAGCTCGAGGCCGCCGGCTACATTGCCACCGCGGAGTGCGTGGAAATCCGCACGACCATGAGCGACGCCGGGCGCATGGCATACGCCACCGCCGAGACTCGCGAACGCTACCGTCTTGCCGCATGCGCCCCGGAGAAACGTGCGGTCGTCGATAAGCTACTCGAGGCGCATGCGGGCTCCCCCACGTTGGTGATCGGCGCCTACATCGACCAATTAGAGGAGATCGCCGAGCGGCATAACATCCCGCTTATCGACGGTTCCACCTCCACCAGCGCCCGGCAGAAAGCGTTCGATGCTTTCCGTGCGGGCGAAATCTCCCAACTCGTTGTGTCCAAGGTAGCCAATTTCTCGATCGACCTGCCCGAGGCATCAGTGGCGATCCAGGTTTCTGGGACGTTCGGCTCCCGCCAAGAAGAAGCTCAACGCCTGGGCAGATTGTTACGCCCGAAAGCAGACGGCGGCGAGGCCCACTTTTACACCGTGGTCACACGCGATACGCTCGACGCCGAATACGCCGCCCACCGGCAACGATTCCTCGCCGAGCAGGGATACGCCTACCGGCTTCTCGACGCCACCGATCTCCCCGCCTTCCTCACCGAAGAAGGTATCGTGTCCAGAAAGGATTAACTATGAAAATATTTCACTTTGACGTAGACGAAGCGTGGGCAAAAGAAAATAATGAACTGCTCCGCGATACTTCCCGCCTCCAGCTCTCTGCCGTGGTGATGGGCCTTATCTTCGCGACAGCAGGGGTTGCAGCGTGGTTCCTAATCGATAATTCGAGTGTGGGGCTGCTCGTGCTCATCGCCGCGTTGGCGGTCATGGTGTTGTGCTTCATCATCGCGTGGGTGGTGCCGCGCAAGGTTGGCACTGCGCAACAACTTTACGACACCTACCCCCTCGCCCCCGCAATTATCGCCGAGGTCAACCCGCGCGATGTCGTACTTTTAGCGCTGGTAAACACATCCGTGGACCCGGAGGCGAAACCGCGCTGGGCACTGGCGACCCGAACAGTCACCCGCCTGAAGGGCCATCCGCGCACTGTGGGGACCCGAGTTCCTGTCGCAGCTGTGTCTGGCCGCCGGAAAGTGTCCAGCCAAGGTCAGTGGGACGAAATCACCCCGATGCCGATTGCTTGGGGAACACCCGACGAGGACATTATCGCCGCAGCCACCAAAGAGATTCCGTTCCAACAATGGCAGATC
Encoded here:
- a CDS encoding DNA repair helicase XPB; protein product: MALDGPLIVQSDKTILLEVAHPQAALARLELAPFAELERAPEHIHTYRITPLALWNARAAGHDAEQVVDVLERYSRFPVPQALLVDVAETMARYGRVVLHKHPAHGLILESAEPAILAEVQRHKKIAPMLGQRIDEHTIVVHPSERGRLKQELLKIGWPADDRAGYVDGEHHPIALSDATEEWQLRDYQRYAVDSFWEGGSGVVVLPCGAGKTIVGAGTMALAKTTTLILVTNTVAGRQWRDELLRRTTLTPEEIGEYSGEKKEIRPVTIATYQVVTRKTRGEYRALELFDSRDWGLIIYDEVHLLPAPVFRMTSDLQSRRRLGLTATLVREDGREGDVFSLIGPKRYDAPWKELEAAGYIATAECVEIRTTMSDAGRMAYATAETRERYRLAACAPEKRAVVDKLLEAHAGSPTLVIGAYIDQLEEIAERHNIPLIDGSTSTSARQKAFDAFRAGEISQLVVSKVANFSIDLPEASVAIQVSGTFGSRQEEAQRLGRLLRPKADGGEAHFYTVVTRDTLDAEYAAHRQRFLAEQGYAYRLLDATDLPAFLTEEGIVSRKD
- a CDS encoding DUF3239 domain-containing protein, which codes for MKIFHFDVDEAWAKENNELLRDTSRLQLSAVVMGLIFATAGVAAWFLIDNSSVGLLVLIAALAVMVLCFIIAWVVPRKVGTAQQLYDTYPLAPAIIAEVNPRDVVLLALVNTSVDPEAKPRWALATRTVTRLKGHPRTVGTRVPVAAVSGRRKVSSQGQWDEITPMPIAWGTPDEDIIAAATKEIPFQQWQIVEKHAGRADEVQKTQFSLLEL